A window of Bacteroidota bacterium contains these coding sequences:
- a CDS encoding pectinesterase family protein — protein MISQNNTNNYDIIVSQDGTGNYATVQDALNVVPDNSESRTLIFIKKGTYKEKIILRASKKNVTIIGENVGNVILTYDDYSGKIVGGDTLTTFTSYSFFIQADGFSAENITFENSAGPVGQAVAVMVKGDRVIFKNCRFLGHQDTFYTQGVGRCYLDSCYIEGTTDFIFGSSIVVFNRCILQSKKNSYITAASTPEGNKFGYVFFNCKLTAADGIDSVYLGRPWRIYAKTVFIECELGNQIKPEGWHNWKKPEAEKTTFYAEYKCFGAGSLTNNRVEWSRQLSDIDVAEYTLEKIFAADASATPYKYDWNPFIK, from the coding sequence GTGATATCTCAGAATAACACGAATAATTATGACATCATCGTATCACAAGATGGTACCGGCAATTATGCAACAGTCCAAGATGCTCTGAATGTGGTTCCTGATAATAGCGAAAGTCGCACTTTAATTTTTATAAAAAAGGGTACATATAAAGAAAAAATAATACTGCGTGCCTCAAAAAAGAATGTTACCATAATTGGAGAAAATGTAGGAAATGTAATTCTTACGTATGATGATTATTCAGGGAAAATTGTTGGTGGCGATACTCTAACTACCTTTACTTCTTATTCCTTTTTTATCCAAGCTGACGGATTTAGCGCTGAAAATATTACGTTTGAAAACTCCGCAGGTCCTGTAGGACAAGCAGTAGCTGTGATGGTGAAAGGTGATAGGGTAATTTTCAAAAACTGCCGCTTTCTTGGTCATCAGGATACTTTTTATACACAAGGTGTCGGGAGATGCTATCTTGATTCATGTTATATCGAAGGAACAACTGATTTTATTTTTGGAAGCTCGATTGTTGTATTCAATAGATGTATTTTACAGAGTAAGAAAAATTCTTATATTACAGCAGCATCGACCCCCGAAGGAAATAAATTCGGATATGTATTCTTTAATTGTAAGCTAACAGCAGCAGATGGAATCGACAGCGTATATCTTGGAAGACCTTGGCGAATATATGCTAAAACAGTTTTTATTGAGTGTGAACTTGGTAACCAAATCAAGCCAGAAGGTTGGCATAATTGGAAGAAACCAGAAGCTGAAAAAACTACATTCTATGCTGAGTACAAATGTTTCGGGGCTGGTTCTCTTACTAATAATCGAGTAGAATGGTCGAGGCAATTGAGCGATATAGATGTCGCTGAATATACTTTAGAAAAAATATTTGCAGCCGATGCTTCAGCAACTCCATATAAATATGATTGGAATCCTTTTATAAAATAA